The following are encoded together in the Spiroplasma apis B31 genome:
- a CDS encoding phosphotransferase: protein MKKTYKGLTNDITVEKGYIVKKSKPITIEYLDKKNEKNVLLEFIDADQKIMLKPAAFSFENGELTSKFQILTNHFTIEELGLQENHLKMVASAIKKMHEVDVNKKNIKNFDYEFFLDFFYNGIKTMFYDLTQEYELIKQKLKIIDNLEQVISHNDLVPGNILIKDQELILIDYDFVMLNNKFFDIASFITETCSSNDDFVNIFIEECLNEGILKKNEMYILNFVIKYQDLLWTLWANYMYEKTKEKIYYKIAKIKYKVLKERKDIK, encoded by the coding sequence ATGAAAAAAACTTACAAGGGGTTAACAAATGATATCACTGTTGAAAAAGGCTACATAGTTAAAAAATCGAAACCAATAACCATAGAGTATCTAGATAAGAAAAATGAAAAAAACGTATTATTAGAGTTTATCGATGCTGATCAAAAAATTATGTTAAAACCTGCAGCTTTTTCATTTGAAAATGGAGAACTAACCTCAAAATTTCAAATTTTAACAAATCACTTTACAATAGAGGAACTTGGACTTCAAGAAAATCATCTCAAAATGGTTGCATCAGCTATTAAGAAAATGCATGAAGTTGATGTCAATAAAAAAAATATAAAAAACTTTGATTATGAGTTTTTTTTAGATTTTTTTTATAATGGTATTAAAACAATGTTTTATGACTTAACTCAAGAATATGAATTAATTAAGCAAAAGTTGAAAATCATCGATAACTTGGAACAAGTTATTAGTCATAATGATTTGGTTCCAGGAAATATCTTAATTAAGGACCAAGAGTTAATATTGATAGATTACGACTTTGTTATGTTAAATAATAAGTTCTTTGATATAGCAAGTTTCATTACAGAAACTTGTTCTAGTAACGATGACTTTGTTAATATTTTTATTGAAGAATGTTTAAATGAGGGAATTTTAAAGAAAAATGAAATGTATATTTTAAACTTTGTTATCAAATATCAAGATTTATTGTGGACTTTATGAGCTAATTATATGTATGAAAAAACTAAGGAAAAAATATATTACAAAATTGCAAAAATAAAATACAAAGTACTTAAAGAAAGAAAAGATATAAAATAG
- the rdgB gene encoding RdgB/HAM1 family non-canonical purine NTP pyrophosphatase has product MKKIWIATNNEGKIKDFKTILTDYEIKTLKDLDKNIDIPENENTFEGNSLAKAKYLAKIVNEKVIADDSGICIDNLDNFPGVYSARWAKPLTDWSKINDKLLSKLEEANLLAPNDRKAHFISCITFLDEKNNIHKTFVGRVDGIISFEQKGENGFAYDKIFIPNGYTKTFAEMTFEEKNSISHRRQAIELMKNFFKEYNKEN; this is encoded by the coding sequence ATGAAAAAAATATGAATTGCAACTAATAATGAAGGAAAAATAAAAGACTTTAAAACTATACTAACTGATTATGAAATTAAGACTTTAAAAGATTTGGATAAAAATATTGATATTCCTGAGAATGAAAACACTTTTGAAGGCAACTCATTAGCAAAAGCAAAGTACTTAGCTAAAATTGTTAATGAAAAAGTTATAGCAGACGATTCTGGAATTTGTATTGATAATCTTGATAATTTTCCAGGGGTTTATTCTGCAAGGTGAGCTAAACCATTGACTGATTGGTCCAAGATAAATGATAAGTTATTATCTAAATTAGAAGAAGCAAATTTATTGGCACCAAATGACAGAAAAGCTCACTTTATTTCATGCATCACATTCTTAGATGAAAAAAACAATATTCATAAAACATTTGTTGGTAGGGTTGATGGCATTATATCATTCGAACAAAAAGGCGAAAATGGTTTTGCATATGATAAGATATTTATTCCTAATGGTTATACTAAGACTTTTGCGGAAATGACATTTGAAGAAAAAAACTCTATATCACACAGACGACAAGCGATCGAACTGATGAAAAATTTTTTTAAAGAATATAACAAAGAAAATTAA
- a CDS encoding tRNA (cytidine(34)-2'-O)-methyltransferase, producing the protein MRKLNVVLYEPEIAANVGAIMRTCALIGAKLHLIEPFGFVFDKRNFLRSSANNFEGCEFARYEDWDEFININQPKELFFMTRYGKKPPSSFDFKVISESIFLVFGRESTGIPTNILKENLERCFRIPMLSTGRSLNIANSVGIASYEVLRQWDYEGLSLVEVEKGEDYLER; encoded by the coding sequence ATGCGTAAATTAAATGTTGTTTTATATGAACCAGAAATAGCTGCAAATGTTGGTGCAATTATGAGAACATGTGCATTAATTGGGGCTAAATTACACTTAATCGAACCTTTTGGTTTCGTATTTGATAAAAGAAACTTTCTTAGAAGTAGTGCAAATAACTTTGAAGGGTGCGAATTTGCTAGATATGAAGATTGAGATGAGTTCATAAACATAAATCAACCAAAAGAATTATTTTTTATGACTAGATATGGAAAAAAACCGCCATCTTCTTTTGATTTCAAGGTCATATCTGAAAGCATATTTTTAGTTTTTGGTAGAGAATCTACTGGAATTCCAACAAATATTCTGAAAGAGAATCTTGAAAGATGTTTTAGAATCCCTATGTTATCAACTGGTAGAAGTTTGAATATTGCAAATAGTGTAGGGATAGCATCTTATGAAGTATTAAGACAATGAGATTATGAAGGTCTTAGCCTAGTAGAAGTTGAAAAGGGCGAGGATTATTTAGAAAGATAA
- a CDS encoding DEAD/DEAH box helicase, whose amino-acid sequence MKFSDFGFKKFLNDALEKIGFVSPTKIQEKVIPLLKKHKSVIAQSHTGTGKTHSFLLPILNNIDYESKKTQFVIVTPTRELARQIYKNVKELLEFNSESSVALFVGGDDFEKQAIALKNKQPLIVVGTPTRLKNLYEQNALQITTAKNVVIDECDMIFDLGFIDELDFILSKMNENVSISLFSATISNGLKPFLSKYLSKAIFIESTEKKPSNKNIEHVLVWTKNKENKDVLKIIVDSINPYIAMIFVNKKDQIKEIISWLNEFGIKNVGELHGDLDARVRTNMQKRIQNMEFKWIVASDVASRGMDIDGVSHIISIDLPKELEYYVHRSGRTGRNNYTGQSYILFNSNNQHQIDTLKSMGFTFTNKKLVQNDLVEITQKSKKKVINKNNPANIEEQKIISKYKAKSIKPGYKKKRKAEIDKIKKDIRRKHIKESIAKIKKAKYKKRREDLFDN is encoded by the coding sequence ATGAAATTTTCAGATTTTGGATTTAAAAAATTCTTAAATGATGCATTAGAAAAAATAGGATTTGTTAGTCCTACAAAAATACAAGAAAAGGTAATACCTTTACTTAAAAAACATAAATCAGTGATTGCTCAATCACATACAGGGACTGGAAAGACACATTCATTTTTATTACCTATTTTGAACAACATTGATTATGAAAGTAAAAAAACACAGTTTGTAATAGTTACGCCAACTAGAGAACTTGCAAGACAAATTTATAAAAATGTTAAAGAGTTATTAGAATTTAACTCTGAAAGCTCAGTTGCCTTGTTTGTTGGAGGAGATGACTTCGAGAAACAAGCTATAGCTTTAAAAAATAAACAACCATTAATAGTTGTTGGGACACCAACTAGGTTAAAAAACTTGTATGAGCAAAATGCTTTACAAATCACAACAGCTAAAAATGTCGTTATCGACGAGTGTGATATGATATTTGACCTAGGTTTCATTGATGAGTTGGACTTCATATTATCTAAAATGAATGAGAATGTTTCAATAAGTTTATTTTCAGCAACTATTAGTAATGGTTTAAAACCATTTCTATCAAAATATCTTTCTAAAGCTATTTTTATAGAGAGTACTGAAAAAAAACCAAGTAATAAAAATATTGAACACGTTCTAGTATGAACAAAAAACAAAGAAAATAAAGATGTACTAAAAATAATCGTAGATTCAATTAATCCATATATCGCAATGATTTTTGTAAATAAAAAAGATCAAATAAAAGAAATAATTTCATGACTAAATGAGTTTGGTATAAAAAATGTTGGTGAATTACACGGAGATTTAGATGCTCGTGTAAGAACAAATATGCAAAAGAGAATCCAAAATATGGAGTTTAAATGAATAGTTGCAAGTGATGTTGCATCCCGTGGTATGGATATTGATGGTGTTAGTCATATAATTTCGATAGATTTACCAAAAGAATTGGAATATTATGTTCACAGGAGTGGAAGAACAGGTAGAAATAACTATACTGGTCAAAGTTACATTTTATTTAATTCAAATAATCAACACCAAATTGATACTTTGAAATCAATGGGGTTCACTTTTACAAATAAAAAACTTGTACAAAACGATTTAGTTGAAATAACTCAAAAAAGTAAAAAGAAAGTTATAAATAAAAATAATCCAGCTAACATCGAAGAACAAAAAATAATCAGCAAATATAAAGCTAAATCAATTAAACCTGGATACAAAAAGAAACGTAAGGCAGAAATCGATAAAATTAAGAAAGACATTCGAAGAAAACATATTAAAGAATCAATTGCTAAAATTAAAAAAGCAAAATACAAAAAAAGACGTGAAGATTTGTTTGACAATTAA
- a CDS encoding AAA family ATPase gives MDITERIKKLIEVLSYQVYEKETIFKLAMLALLGEESIFLLGKPGIAKSLISRRMKFAIKNGKNFEYLMSKFSTPEEIYGPIDLKLLKEGKYVRVIDGFLPSANVGFLDEIWKAGPSIQNTLLTIINEKLFRNGPNDIKVPLKLLISASNELPAEGEGLEALFDRFIIRYIAEGLKSENNFDDLLNSDSALDVDVDPSLQISIVELEAWKKQSRQVNMSRKTLDFIHYFRKKMQKDTNGEAYISDRRWKKIAGLMKTSAFFNGRGETDIPDLFVIPFCIWDNEEQEKTYKEIFFQAFLDQFGLDWRNEKRNLLNQLDTINSQIGQVEAQYLRLTPYDSPFRGKLIGTYYLINFTDGGDNYRYCFISAADWNKISKLTSESFEVELHFGPNINKYVGSQVTLVKSYKSDQILFVNENKKYQVQNDNPGEFNNQMITLSQEVQEVEKKVLEVSKKMYKEYKKYTGMNCIFFEDIYNEKISEAFDTFNKKTSNEEQSDIEIEQY, from the coding sequence ATGGATATAACAGAAAGAATTAAAAAGCTGATTGAGGTACTTTCTTATCAAGTTTATGAAAAAGAAACAATCTTCAAATTAGCAATGTTAGCACTCTTGGGTGAAGAGTCTATTTTTTTACTAGGTAAGCCAGGTATAGCAAAGTCGCTTATATCTCGTAGAATGAAATTCGCAATTAAAAACGGGAAAAATTTTGAATATTTGATGAGTAAATTCTCAACTCCAGAAGAAATATATGGTCCTATTGATCTTAAATTACTTAAAGAAGGAAAATATGTTAGAGTTATTGATGGTTTCTTACCATCAGCTAATGTTGGATTTTTAGACGAAATTTGAAAAGCTGGACCAAGTATTCAAAATACACTTCTTACAATTATTAATGAGAAACTTTTTAGAAACGGACCAAATGATATTAAGGTTCCTTTGAAATTATTAATTTCAGCATCAAACGAACTACCAGCAGAGGGTGAAGGATTAGAAGCCCTTTTCGATAGATTCATTATTAGATACATTGCAGAGGGTTTAAAAAGTGAAAATAACTTTGATGATCTATTAAATTCAGATTCTGCATTAGATGTTGATGTTGATCCAAGTCTACAAATCTCAATTGTTGAATTAGAGGCTTGAAAAAAACAATCTAGACAAGTCAATATGAGTAGAAAAACTTTAGACTTTATACACTATTTCAGAAAAAAAATGCAAAAAGACACAAATGGAGAAGCTTATATATCAGACCGTAGATGAAAGAAAATAGCTGGTTTGATGAAAACAAGTGCCTTTTTTAATGGAAGAGGGGAAACTGACATCCCAGACTTATTCGTTATTCCTTTTTGTATATGAGATAATGAAGAACAAGAGAAAACCTATAAAGAAATCTTTTTCCAAGCATTTTTGGACCAGTTTGGTTTAGATTGAAGAAATGAAAAAAGAAACTTATTAAATCAACTTGATACAATTAACTCTCAAATTGGTCAAGTAGAAGCACAATATTTAAGATTAACTCCATACGACTCTCCCTTTAGAGGAAAACTTATTGGTACCTATTATTTAATCAACTTTACAGACGGTGGTGACAACTACAGATATTGTTTTATTTCCGCTGCTGACTGAAATAAAATAAGTAAATTAACTAGTGAATCTTTCGAAGTGGAACTACACTTTGGACCAAACATAAATAAATATGTTGGTAGCCAAGTTACATTAGTTAAATCTTACAAATCTGATCAAATACTTTTTGTTAATGAAAACAAAAAGTATCAAGTTCAGAATGATAATCCTGGAGAATTTAATAATCAAATGATAACTTTAAGTCAAGAAGTTCAAGAAGTTGAAAAAAAAGTCTTAGAAGTTTCAAAGAAAATGTACAAAGAATATAAAAAATATACAGGTATGAATTGTATTTTCTTTGAAGATATTTATAACGAAAAAATATCTGAAGCATTTGATACTTTTAATAAGAAAACTTCTAACGAAGAACAATCAGACATCGAAATTGAACAATATTAA
- a CDS encoding vWA domain-containing protein: MEFDLEKPKSEINKELEKLRKKDLHNSEFLLFKKNHEHAAEQLDDKINNFYSASKMSTINQIKLPEPIRKEIVYYNFISDKYDEVSFAKNINLIQTKLMEFDSPFSTYIDTMKWKIDNGYVELRGREWLTEFFSTWTFMLTKRIIDFRMKTVEDLRYNYLVEIYSIIKNYGKYARIYKTMYDVFGKVANIEDELKNQNIESISRFTEFLFKDPSILKIAEMLGRLNGEDDKMEVNITEQITTYPTEVKLPYNPEELVGITMSKDIERLLPMELANLFDEDLEIIFFKKFVESQLQSFLFESNERIIEHEIEEVEYEAPIPLEQGKFIICIDTSSSMEGAGEYIAKALSMAVAKVALKENRDLIFLNFANQHVEEFVVKARNVNIKKMLEFLANSFYGRTNSVPAFQKAIQKMTTEEFKRADLLMVSDFMMDSVPNKTRLQIANLKENYNRFHSLVVGTMPNVETQEVFDNVMYYDPNDPYATQQIVKSLNETLRDLRELKEEEVAYRDEQLAEMNAIRDKKRMREVHKTSPKSKKLEKAKQKAQELEKRNKELFG, translated from the coding sequence ATGGAATTTGATTTAGAAAAACCTAAAAGTGAAATAAACAAAGAGCTTGAAAAGTTAAGAAAGAAAGATCTTCACAACAGCGAATTTTTGTTATTCAAAAAAAACCATGAACATGCCGCAGAGCAATTAGATGATAAAATTAATAATTTTTATAGCGCCTCTAAAATGTCGACTATCAATCAAATAAAATTACCTGAACCAATTAGAAAAGAAATTGTCTATTACAACTTTATTTCCGATAAATATGATGAAGTAAGTTTTGCTAAGAATATCAATTTAATACAAACAAAGTTGATGGAGTTTGACTCTCCATTTTCAACATATATTGATACAATGAAATGAAAAATTGATAATGGTTATGTTGAACTAAGAGGACGCGAATGGTTAACTGAATTTTTTAGTACTTGAACATTTATGTTAACTAAAAGAATTATAGATTTTCGTATGAAGACTGTCGAAGATTTGCGCTATAACTATTTAGTTGAAATTTACTCTATAATAAAAAACTACGGAAAGTATGCCCGTATTTATAAAACTATGTATGACGTTTTTGGTAAGGTGGCAAATATCGAAGATGAATTAAAAAATCAAAATATAGAATCAATCTCTAGATTCACTGAGTTCCTTTTTAAAGATCCATCAATTCTAAAAATTGCCGAAATGCTTGGTAGGCTTAATGGTGAAGATGACAAAATGGAAGTAAACATTACTGAACAAATTACAACTTACCCTACAGAAGTTAAATTACCTTATAACCCAGAAGAGTTAGTTGGTATAACAATGTCAAAAGATATTGAAAGACTATTACCAATGGAGCTTGCAAATCTTTTTGATGAAGATTTAGAAATTATATTTTTTAAAAAGTTTGTTGAATCACAATTACAATCATTTTTGTTTGAGTCAAATGAAAGAATTATTGAGCATGAGATTGAAGAGGTTGAATACGAAGCTCCAATTCCGTTGGAACAAGGAAAGTTTATAATTTGTATAGATACTTCTAGTTCGATGGAAGGTGCTGGTGAATATATCGCCAAAGCATTATCAATGGCGGTTGCAAAAGTAGCTTTAAAAGAAAACAGGGATTTAATTTTTTTAAACTTTGCAAATCAACATGTTGAAGAATTCGTTGTCAAAGCAAGAAATGTAAATATTAAAAAAATGTTAGAGTTTCTTGCAAATTCATTTTATGGTAGAACAAACTCTGTTCCTGCTTTTCAAAAAGCAATACAAAAAATGACAACCGAAGAATTTAAAAGAGCTGATCTTTTAATGGTTTCAGATTTCATGATGGATTCTGTTCCAAATAAAACTAGACTACAAATTGCTAATTTAAAAGAAAACTATAATAGATTTCATTCTTTAGTGGTTGGTACAATGCCAAATGTTGAAACACAAGAAGTTTTTGATAATGTTATGTACTACGATCCTAACGACCCTTATGCAACTCAACAAATTGTAAAATCATTAAATGAAACTTTAAGAGACCTAAGAGAACTTAAAGAAGAAGAAGTTGCTTATCGTGATGAACAATTAGCTGAAATGAATGCTATTAGAGATAAAAAAAGAATGCGAGAAGTTCATAAGACTTCACCAAAATCTAAAAAATTAGAAAAAGCAAAACAAAAAGCTCAAGAGTTAGAGAAAAGAAATAAAGAACTATTTGGTTAA